The DNA segment ATGATTTTTAGAAGGTCATGCCTTTAAAATAGTTGAAAACCTCGGGATTAGCATAAATCGAATCATCCTAATGAATTAAACTAACTTTTATCTAGAAAACTGTCTCATTGATTAGATCACTGCATTACTAAGTTAATTAAGTAATTAtataaagagaaaataataattagacaGAATAGCCAGTGAAGGTGTTTGAGTGGGAGAACAAGACCAACAACACCAACAGCATATGTCTCTCCAGGTGGGAAAAGCGTGAGTTTCTGCACTTGGTGAACAATGTACTATCAATTCACAAGTACAGTGGGCATTGCAAAGTTCATGCAACAAATGCAagcgataaaaattcaataatttttcattacctTTGAAATCCGGCATCTGTTCCCACTCTTTTCTGTATCGTTGCGTGTACACGCGTGTTTTGGCGTGACTTATTTTGCCAGTCGGTGTGAGTTTCGGCGGCATTGAAAATATACCATCGGTAATAATGGTCTGATTACCATCAATTATTTCCACTGTCATACCCTCCTTCTCCATTTCATCCATGATTGTTACAAATCAAATAATATCGTAATTGTAACACTTCCCACAAAATTGAACCGAAAATAtccaacagaaaaaattgataaacacAAAATCAccaaatagtttttttccCGAGATTGAAAATACGACTAGGCGTAATTGCTACTAGCGAAGTTAACTCCCTAGCGAAATGGCTGTAGCTGGAGTAGTGGCGTTCCTTTTTGGGGCTTTGTGGCCGTCTGGAGGAAAATGGAGGTGCCTTGCACACGCGTCACAGTGACGTCCTTTTTATCCCCAATCCCTGagttatcgatatttttcggatattcagCGGTACTTACCAGACACCTCGTGACTCCTGGAGAGGTCCCAACTAGTTTTGCGTTCCAATTACTTGCGAATATCGTCCCTAAATGACAATTATTGACACTTAACTGCAGTAATCGTCGTAAAGTGAATGCCAACAGCAAAGAATGGGCCCAGAACTCTACCTACGCTACTGTTCTCCCCCAGACGATGCAAAATGGCGGCCCTGTGAATTCCTGCGCGCGCAGAACTTCGGAATTGCGGGAACTCGATCAATTGCGAATGCAATTCCGATAAAAAGATATTaccagtgaattttttatttaattgcagTTGAATCTTATGAAATACTTTTATTAATTTACGAATGTCGTTGATGAAggcaggaaaaaatgaaacgcTGGGCCAGTGATCGCCCTCTGCGGTAGTTTTCGTGAATTACAGAAatgtgaaatttcattggCACAATAACAGATGTCGTGTGAAGGTTGTGATTACTGTACCGACAGAAATTCAACAGCGCCCCCAGTGCAAGCAAAGATTTGTTCCTAGGCTCtgccaaaatatttttttgtttttcatcatcaatttTACTGTTGAAATCGTTGAATATACGATAAAGTGCATACGTCACACATGGACTACGTGAAATCTGAATGACATTAGCTGTTAGCCAGTGTTGCTGGCAATCAACAGCATCACAAGTACCTAGTGTTGTTAAATAAAACAAGTGTTTTTAATAAGCATGTGAGATCGTTAAAACTGGAGGTGAGAATTACCGTGTTCCAAAGTCCTTTTTAATTACATATATTgtcataatatattttttttcaacctttCCCTCGGTTTCTAACCTATTTCACGTCGTTTTCACAGATGAACTGTATTCAAATACTTCGTAGGGATTACCTAAGACCTGTCAATTTAATATTGAAGGCGAAATACTCTCGTAGGTCGGCGAAAAGCACGAGTTcatataaattaatgaaatcagATGGAATTAATGCAGATatcgaaaataatgagttcGATGCAAATCCAAATTGGGAGCTGTTTGGACCCAGGGGGTTCAGGTTCTACCTGCCAGGTAGCACGGGCCCAGGATGGCTGGATCAATCCACGACAGCTCAAGTTGAAACACGTTCAGTTGTGATATGCAGTGATGAGGACGAGAGTGataaggcagagagagatctCAGGACAAGTAGGAATAATGATCAGGCTCCTGTTCTACATTGTGTGGCGCAGGAGTGTCCGATGTTACTGAGAAAGGGAATTCTGGAGTTGTTTCCTGGTTGTGTGGAAGCTGCGTCACCACAGCTCACTATTGTCACGATTACGCAGAAACTCAACCCCAGGATGGTTAGGTGGAGCAAAGAAATTGAGACTGAGAGATTAGCGAAATTTGTGAGTTTTTAAATAACTATCAGAACGTATTCATGAAGATTGAAACGATTTTTGAAGGGAGTAATTCATTTGCATCTTTGTACTgagtattttaattaattgaatgaataatagGGGTAACTGTTAAAGAATCAGAGACATTAGAAAGATATTCATTCGTAACACacactcaaaaaaattttttccctatatatattttttttttcgagagtCCAATCccgaaatgaataatttggcACTTGTTCGAGTCTGTTGTAAACAGTAATCAAACATCGCACTCACCATTACTCGCGTTAAAAATAATGCAAATGATGCAAATAGAAGACACGTgtttgaaagattttttttcttttgtaaaTCTATCTATTTTTAATCAGTTTTGTTTTCTctcaaatattaaaatttatagttCCTGCTGGCAGCCTCTGACATATGCACGAAGCTGAAAATGTTCGGATACTGGGCAGATTTTATAAACCCATTCAGCGGACAGCCCTATCTCAATCCCCACAAAAACGGTACACTCTATAAAACTGACGAGCGTTTCCGATGCCTGGGATTTAAAGTCGATAAACAAAACTCATGCAAACTCATATCGTACGAAAATAGTGGATCACAGTTCATTGGTATGTATCTGCAGTCATACACCTTGCAATGTCCCAGTTCTagtctcaacatttttttttcaattgcagGAAGCCTCTACACCACTGCCCCATCGAGTACTGAATTCCTTCGTGATGTGATGCAAGGCCTATCCGATCACTGACGAAGGTACTTCTTTCATTGAACGCTCTTGGAAAACAGTGAACAGCAATAGGAgtgtataaattatttttctggattcaaaaaaaaaacaataacccGCAAAATGTAACCTCTAACTGAACTAATAATGCGTTATCCTGCCAGAGCAATATATATTTGGGAATTAGACCgaaaacattgaattttccaccGATTGCAGTACTTTTTTAGGAGATTCAAGAACTACGAGGATTTCTGCCCGAaggatttaattttataaacttCGCCTGAATTTGAATCTCGATAAAGGATCGTTGAAGACTATTTTCCAAATCTAGAGAACTTCAAACCTTCAATTTTAGAGGATGATCCATAAAGTAATAaacttgcaata comes from the Diachasmimorpha longicaudata isolate KC_UGA_2023 chromosome 11, iyDiaLong2, whole genome shotgun sequence genome and includes:
- the LOC135167307 gene encoding cobalamin trafficking protein CblD, with translation MNCIQILRRDYLRPVNLILKAKYSRRSAKSTSSYKLMKSDGINADIENNEFDANPNWELFGPRGFRFYLPGSTGPGWLDQSTTAQVETRSVVICSDEDESDKAERDLRTSRNNDQAPVLHCVAQECPMLLRKGILELFPGCVEAASPQLTIVTITQKLNPRMVRWSKEIETERLAKFFLLAASDICTKLKMFGYWADFINPFSGQPYLNPHKNGTLYKTDERFRCLGFKVDKQNSCKLISYENSGSQFIGSLYTTAPSSTEFLRDVMQGLSDH